AAGCTGCTctattgtcaaatgtatttgtttagcTCTCATGCTATCCATGCTTTCTGTGTATGAAGGAGATCAAGGTGAGCTTGGTGAAGAGGGAGATCAGGGAAAACTGGGGAAGAAAGGACCTCCAGGATGTCCAGGTATTATGTTGAATTACAGTTTTTGGCAGCCTTGAGACCAACATCTTTCAAATCAGGCCGATCAGGTTGTGTTCATTATAGATTTCTCCTGACCCGTTTCCCATGGACTGAAAGGAACAAAACCTGACCGAGTTTTTAGTCATTCTGGTCGTACATCGGTACCAGCCATGACAACACGCTTCCCACAGCTGCATGCCGCTGTTCTTTCAGGACTTGGGATTAAAACCGTCTTCATAGTTTAAATAAGCGGTCTGTGGAAGACTTGCGTAGCCACAAGACCACGCTTCTGTCTGCGTTGTGATGTGAACTAAGTCATTGgttttatgcccccccccagtTGATTCATTGGTAATGCGTGGGTAGTGGGTTCTGGTAATTGTGTGACCCTTTGTAAGCGAATCCATCACTAAATCTCAGTGCTGCTCCAACATAACTAAGCATGACCTTTCCCGTCAGGGTTTGGACACTTGCCTTCTCCAAAGGTGGTGAGTGATAACGCTTCAACTGGATTTGAGTTTCTGGATCACAGCGATGGAGCCATGTTTCGTCCAGCATGACTAGTCTTTAAGAAGTCCTCCTGATTTTCTTGACACATGACCAAAGGAGCTTGGCTATTTTGACTTTCCTGCTCCTGGAAACGATTGAATATGAAAATGGTCATGAGGGATCCATTATATATTTTCCACAGACCCCACACTGATCTTAGGCTAGTTGATGAACCGCTGTTACTGTATGCTAGCAAAGCGTATTCTAATGAATTCTTATTTCAAACGATACAATGCTGTTATGGTTATCGAACGGGGGCCGCCCGGGGGCCCAGTGGTTagtatgtaggccacacagtcaggagatcgggaagacctgggtttgattctccgcttgggcatctctgcgtggctttcctccgggtactccggtttcctcccccattccaaaaacatgctagcttcattggcccctccaaattgtccataggtatgaatgtgagtgtgaatggttgttggtctatatgtgccctgggattggctggccaccagtccaggggtgccctgccattggctggtgtACCCCACCTGGACCTACAAGCACTACTTCCACGTCATTGATTAACGTAAGAACATACGGTGACGGTGTAGCAAAAGTGTTTGTCCGTGTCATCAACATCGCTCAATGTCACTGCAACGCTAGATTTCAATCATTTAAAATATAGTTGGagggtttttcaaaaatgtaacacAGTAATTACTTTCCAAGGTAGCTAATTACATCCATAAAGGAATAACTCCATTACTCATTCAATTACATTTAATGAAAGTACTTTATTAAAGTAATTGCCCAATACTGCCAACCGCCCTCTAAAATGGCAGCCGACAATGGGGGCTGATGTCTCTTTATATCCTGCCTGGCCAAAAAATGGGTCATCACCAAGATTTAACGAAGCAAATAGGTAAGGTATTGAATAATTACTGCATTAGTTCTCGTTTGTTAAACGATCATGTTGAAAGACATCCTGTGGTTGTGGAAAAGACTCTCTTTCTGAATGGTCAAATTACTGGCACGCATCAAGCAAGGGAAAACATTGAAGGAGATTGCTCCAACTACTAACATCAGGGTAAAGACTGTCCCAACATATTAACAAAAAGTCAGGAATCTCCCGTCATCAATATGAAAACACCATCTTGGCAAAAAAGAATGCAATTCTGGACAGAAATAAATGTTGCAACATTGCAGAAGCTTGTGGAAACGATTCCACGGTGAATCAAAGCTACAGCGAAGGGAGCCATTTCCACCAATACCCAACCACAGTTGAACCCGCAGTGCCAAAGTCAGTTTCTTCTCATCAGACATGCCCGTTGGTATGCAGCCTGTCAAGTACGGGGACCTGAAAAGCGTTCTTCGCTAAGACAAACAAATCTGAATTCATATCATATAAACTATGAAGGTACATTAGGTATTAAGTTTCCTACAATAACCAGAAGTCATGCTGCAGCCCGtccaagctgtcttcaggcgagaagaaATACCCATTGCGCAATACTCAGTGGGTGCGTAATTTGAGGACTGGTTTTGGAGGCCCAAagaaggccagcattgttagtgcAGTGAACGCCATCATGCCACGTCGAGCACTGGGTATGGTGGAGGCCGCTTTGAGTTACAGCGATATACTGTAGCAAGTTCCCAACCCTCAATTATGAGGACAAATCCAGTTTAGATGTTGAAAAATATCACTCAACTATTACAGTGACAAAACAGCAAATGTAAAAGATGGGCAAAAAAGGTCTCCTGTCAATTCCCCATACTGTATTTTAACAACACTCATCAAGTTACGACTACAAATATAATGAGATCCAATGCAAGAGCTGATGAAAAAAAGATGATAACTGTAACACACCGTATTAATCATCATCACGATatattaatcatcattatggCACCTGCTCACACACTAATTATTGGTAGCTTGTTTCTCTCCATAAATCTTCATTCAGTGAGAAATGTAAATCACCTTCCAACAGAGCAGCCAAGCATTAAACGTGTGTTTACACTTACTGCAGCAACATCACTCTGATTTTTAGCTGCAGATGACAGCAGCTCAGCAGATGACGCATAAATTCCCCGTCTTCATTTAGGAGGTTTTACAGGAAAGCGTGGCTTCATTTTAGAACGTTATAAGGGACTACCGGACAGTTATTGCTCTGGAAACATAAACAACGTGTTGCTCTTGGTTTATTCATTCAACAAATgttggtgccccccccccccccccccccaccaaaaaaaacaaaacatttctaTTAAAGTTACTCTAACCCGAGCTGTGAATTTGTTTTTGTGGAAGTTAATTGCTGCGTGGCCGCTGTTGTGAAAGCCAGCAGGGAAGCACATGTTGACAAATGGAAATTGGGCCTGCGGCTTCTGTTGGATGTAAGCCAGCTCTCTATGCTCCGTCCACGACAAGGCGCACGTTCCGGCATTTGATCATTACTGAACAAACAAGCCGGCATACAGAGTTCAGCTCAGGATTTCCATCAGAAAAGTCCCTTGACCATCTGGGTGATTCAACTGAAGCAGCTCTAGGTGCCTTCAACGTGTTTCCCTCGTGACACATGAAGCCTTCCACCTTGTTAATCCACTAGCAGCTGCATGGGGAATCCAGACGTTAAGCCGGTTGGAGGGTTTGGCCATTATAAAGAGCAACAGAAGTGATAGGAAGAGCTGTTATCTGCAAGACGGATGGACGGTTTAACTGGCAAGTGTAAGCTGAGGGAAAAGTAACATTCATCAACTTTTAACACTGGGAAGACGGAGCAAAGAAGAAAAGACCCCTCAGGTTCAAATGGTCAGGATATGCTGCATGTAATCTAGAGCTGAAGTATTTTGAGTGACTTTAGATTAGAAAAATCAACTTGTGAGGtgagctgggattggctccagcacccccgcgacccttgtgaggaaaaagcggtataaaatgaatgaatgaacttgtgaggtgcgtttgtgtgtctcacagcaACAGGCTCTTCGTTTTATCAGCTCAAACATCATTCATTGCCTTTGCAACGGCTTCCTGAGGAATGAATCCCACTCCACACTAGCATGGGCCGGTTAGCGCTTTCAAAGTATACCGCGGTATGAAAAGTCACGGTTTCAAAACCACCAAAATGATCCGTCATACTGTTTCTGCGGTGTTAGAGAAAGTGGAGGCTGTGCACAGTATCACGACCCCTTCATTTGTCCCCTGAACGTTTCCCCCCCGTCCAAGGACCAAGTCGGCTGTTTGGGATTACTTCAACTATCGTAAAAATATTTATGGCCACGGCTTGGAGGTTAGGCCACAAAGGTCACCAAACGTGCTTGCGGGCATTGGTGGCGAGGCGACCCATGGAACATGATAGCACATGGACGGGGGCTACACTCAGCGCTATACGCTAAATTCAAGGTGAAGTTCATGTTGTCTTCACATGAACTAGCTACTGTGGTGCTGAgatacacaaacaccagacttgacGCCGGAAAGACAGGTttgtattgcaggtttgaatgatctcacagtCATTTCTAACAAAAATCTACCGTTGCGGTAGCAACCCACACCAAGCTGcagctcaactctgaaccttcgatgtcacttcctgtcccctcaACACTCAGCTCACCTCGGGACCACATTTACTGTGTCgcaacacacacaggcacatttTAACtaggaggtatgctggagcctatcccagctgtcttggggcaagaggcggggtccaccctggactggtggccagccaatcccagggcagatatagaccaacaaccattccccccacattcatacctatttggaaaagggggggggatacccggagaaaaaccatgcaaaatgtgcaaactccacacccaAACCAAAATGTTCCAGAGCTtctgactgtgtagccaacatgctagccactagtccaccgtgcgaCCTGCTTATTTAGTCTTATTATAAAAGTGCCTTTATGACAGATCACATCGATCATATAAGATGTTCAGGTTATGAGTCTGTGCAATAACCTTTCATACATCCTGCTTATTTAGTCTTATTATAAAAGTGCCTTTATGACAGATCACATCGATCATATAAGATGTTCAGGTTATGAGTCTGTGCAATAACCTTTCATACATCCCTCTTTTCCTCATTTGTACCTAAACTTGCCACAAGTTCCGCCGATGAGCTTGACTTTTGTGTATTCCAGCTAACCAGAAAAGGGATGAACACAATGCAGTTTAGCAATTTGGGCTAATCTTCTGATTCTCATTGAATTGAAACAAGAGGATAATTAACGACcaccaaacaaaacaagagtccAATGAAAAACAGGCGGAACTAATGTGGCACAGAAATGCacaaaattgtccaaaatgccCTGAATGATCCAAACTCCACTTTAAAAAGGAGATCTGGAACATGCACCAACACAGATGGGTTCTTTGGGAAGCACCGTGACAACCGAGAGATtgaatatcatatatcaataatatCAGAATATCAATATATAAAATGAAAGACGGTATCTCACACACCATGTCTTCCTGATTGGATCATGTGTTGGGTGGTAAAAGTTAGGACCTAAAAtatttctcctcctcttctttctcttcATTGCCAGGAGCAGCCGGAGAAGTGGGGCTCAAAGGAGCGCTTGGTCCCATGGGAAAGACGGGACCGGATGGAGACAAAGGtacggtggataagtggttgGCTCTGAGGGTCCATGCACTCAAGCGGAGTGCTTTACACTGAATGCTGAACAGTATTTGATCTATTTATGAGTAACCCAACATTTCCGACATCACAAGAATCCCTCGCCCAAAAATTCCCAAAATGAGGAATTTGGTCCTGTGTGTTATTGTAGCTTTCAGTGATGGCGACCTGCATCCCACTGAGACGTCTGTCTTATATTCTGGTTATTTTAGCAAAGTCATCAGAAGGATTCATTTCATTTGTGTATACAAGTACACGGAATTCAAGTATGACGTAttccactttcttcttgtaGTTTTTTCAACTAGAGATTCCAGAGCGATGGGGATAAGTGAATTCCGTAGAACAGAAATCCACGCaggcatggggagaacatgcaaactccacctagagatgcccaagcggagattccaaccctGGTCTTGCCCATGCTTTGcccgtgtggcctacatgctaaccacttggccaccgtACTCTTAAAGTGTATTTCATTTGTTTGCAACAAGTCTGACTTTTAATTGAAGTGTGCCACTTTATATCCCGGATgtccttcctgacgaataccgctGATGCTGAATCGTGGACTATCCCGCGCTATGCTTGGTGTGATACCGCCATCTATTGGTCACTTTATGGAAACGCAACCAGCAGTGACGTCAGTGGGTCCCAGCAGGTTGTTGGGCCACATTTTATTTAGTGTTTTGCAATCTATGACTTGTGTATCTAACTTGTGTATGGTACCGCTCACTTTGCCGCTGAGCTAAGGAGCAGAGGTATTTATAGAGCAATGGGCAAGtattcattattatgattattattattattagttgtatGGCGTTTGATTTTACAGAGAACGATGACGGAAGGCCAAAATGTGTCTTCAGGTGCTTGCAAATGACGCCATGATGCCAAGGCTGTTACGATGTTCATTTTATCACATCGTTTTGATTCATTGATGAATCAGTGGTTAATTGATTAGCCATTTCATGACAACTATAacttttaaatatgtaaatatgctgtgatttcagcctctcaaatgggACTATTTCTGAATTTCcttcatccatgaaagcagatctTTAATCTCTGTGTTTGGACACGTTTGGAGACATGGACACAATGATGCCTCTTTTCTGAGCCGTGTGTTTCATCATAtcagacctgggttggaatctccactCGACCATCTGtcgagtctgcatgttctccccgtgcatacgtgcccccccccccccattccaaaacatgttagcttgactggccactccaaattgtccataggtatgaatgtggtgCAGCTGCAGCTgatatgtgccctgagattggctggtggaccccgcctctgctggggtaggctccagcatacccccacccgagtgaggataagcagcatagaaaatgaatgaatgaattggttcTGAAATTAATTGTAAGTTGCAGTTCTAACTTTGATAATAAGCAAAGTTGGATCAATTAGGTACGCTTTTAGCTTTAAATAATCCCTGGTATCGTATAttagtactgtatatttgatAGTCCTATAttagtactgtatatttgatAGTCCTATATTAGTACTGTATATTTGGTACTCCTATAttagtactgtatatttgatACTCCTATAttagtactgtatatttgatAGTCCTATATTAGTACTGTATATTTGGTACTCCTATAttagtactgtatatttgatAGTCCTATAttagtactgtatatttgatACTCCTATAttagtactgtatatttgatAGTCCTATAttagtactgtatatttgatACTCCTATAttagtactgtatatttgatAGTCCTATAttagtactgtatatttgatACTCCTATAttagtactgtatatttgatACTCCTATAttagtactgtatatttgatAGTCCTATAttagtactgtatatttgatACTCCTATAttagtactgtatatttgatAGTCCTATATTAGTACTGTATATTTGGTACTCCTATAttagtactgtatatttgaaTCATACTCCAACCCGTTCAAGGTAAGGCTAACTTGATGTATGTGTCATACATTTTTGCGTAGGGGACAAAGGAGACACAGGTCTGGATGGGCCCTCTGGTTTGAAGGGGAAATCAGGTATGAAATATTTGGTCCAATACATTTTATCCAGCATATTTGCACCTCCAGCCACGTCTCACATCATATTACATGAACACGCATTAGTGGTGAACACCTATATTTGACTATTTGAAATGTGAtgtatatacgtacgtatataaTAGGGATTCAAACCTGGATTATGCTTCTATGCCTTAAACTTGTTGGCTTCCTTCATCGCGAGCAAACGTTGGCAACTGAAgaaagacggggggggggggggggctctggaGATGAATGTAATCTAACCATTCCAACACTTAACTTATCACCAATATTCATCTGAAATCATATGCAGAGctacgtgggggggggggggggggggggtagataaGTACGGCGGCACCGCAATGTAGCAGCATTCGTCCAGGctttattaaaacatttgatGCCAATTTTTGGTGGTGCTGCCAGAGCGTGAGCCACgctaatagatagatagatagatagatagatagatagatagatagatagatagatagatagatagatagatagatagatagatagatagatagatagatagatagatagatagatagatagatagatagatagatagatagatagatagactccctttattgtcattgcacaaaaacacagtagtgaaattgccaacgaaatgtcgttgcctggctcccatataataacagacacaaaagaagataagtaataataaataataataataataataataatagatagaatatataaatatagctGCCAAATAGCTGCCATCTCCAACAGCATTGCTATAAAACATAGTAGTACCTTATTACTCTTTTTGGCCATACTCGTTGGGACTGCAAGAAGGGAATAAACAACAAACCAGTATGTGGAATAAACTGCTGCTCCCCGTAGCGATGCTGTCTCTAACACATGACCTGTATCCAATCAAGCAGGCGCTACATGTGACTGTGAAAGGTACAAGAGAATGATGGGACAGATGGATGTTCATGTAGGCAAGCTGAGGAATTCGGTCAAGTTTGTCAAAAATGGTGAGTGTGAGCTTTATCCGataaattgtccgtaggtgtgAATGTGGGTGTGGATTGTATACAGCCGGGGTGTCAAAGGAGTGGCCATGGGGGGCGGAGacgctgcaggttttctttccagacGGTCACTCAGGCAGGAGATTTGAATGATGaacctcctttggtttgagggaaggagctcgtcaatgaaatcacctgctggagaaactccttgggggggaaaacctgcagtgcttcggcCCTCCGTCCACACGTGGTTTACAGAATATACCGTCATGGAAAATATGTCAGACCCTTTTTCCTTCTTAATTGAAATGGCTGCTACCATTACAGTTAGGAACATTTCAACATGGAATATGTCTTTGGCATAGCTATTGATTTTGGTTATCAAGAATATAACCAAAAGTCTTGAAAACCACAGAAAATGGCGAGATATgagctcttaaaggggaccaatcAGGTGTGAGTGAATTCTCTTCCTGTCTTTGGAGGCGAGAGACAAGGAAAACATGGCAATATGGAGGCCTGTGGGGGATGGATTTATTTGGGACCACATTTTTCCTAATATGATATGAAAATATCATCTCTTCACCCCAAGTAAATATGTTTCAAACGCCATCCTCTCTGCTATTATCCAGTCGTGCCGGGCTTAACAGAAAATGAAGAGCACTACTACCTGCTGGTGAGGGAGCCCAAAGACTTCAAGGAGGCCTCACTGAGCTGCCAGCTGAGGGGCGGCACCCTGGCCGTGCCAAGCACCAACGACAGTAACCGCCTCGTGGCAGACTATGTTGGTCAGGCAGGACTCACAAGAGTTTACATCGGCGTGCAGGCTCGGAGCAGGGACACGGTAAGTATGCTAACAGTACACTTTGAAGGTTGCTAAGATGTGGGTGGAGCCACAGTTGGTCAGCAACGGTAAATGAGGCTAAATGGATAGCGATTGGTGGCTGACTGATTCCTAAAGCATCCCTAAATGTAAAGATATACAATGACATACAACTTGGTCAAGTCATGGCTCAAAAGGTGAAATATTGCAGTTTCATCCTGCAGGTGCCTGAATATGAAAAGGCGTGAAGTCATAAGATGCGTGGGCGTTGGAGATGTTGGCATGTCTTGTCAGTCGCTTTCTCCTGCTTCTTGTCAACAGGGTGGAGCAAACGGCTCACAGAATGGACTTTCCAGTCCATTCCGGGGGTTTGAAGCTTGGAGTCAGGATGAGGAGCTCAGTTCTTCTGGCTCCAACTCAAGCTGTGTGGAGCTGCTCAGCACTGGGACGTGGGGGCGTGTGGAGTGTGACGCTGCCATGTTTTTCATCTGTGAGTTTCCAAAaagcaggagaagaagaggaggaggagcaagaGGGGCTACCTACTCTTCATCTTGAGTCATTACTCTAATTGTACTTCATGCaagtacaattaaatacatgatGTATCATGGATGTTCTCacatttgaaatgttttcaCTGTGTGTATTACTCTCCTTCTCCACACCATTAAAAGCCTCATACTGCAGCTGATGGATCTGAGCGTGGTCCAAACGGCCTGAGGTTGAATTGAAGGCATTTGGGATTCGACCGCCATGTCGAGGACTTACATATTAGAGCGGTTCAAACGTTGTATGGATTGGTCAAATATCTAAAGAGGAATCCAAAGTAGTATAATGGAAAGCACGCAAGGCCTATTAGATATTATTAGATAAAAAACACAAGGTCACACTGCAAGAGATGATTAAACACAGCAAACATCAAGTCATTACTTGTCAAACTGGCAACCATACAGCGTCAGGTTTAGTCTTGGATTCCCACCACATGATGCATGTGACCAGGAGCGTTTGGACCACGTGATAGCAGTTCCCTAACTCCTAAGAAGAGTTCCAGCATTGTtttatttgctcccaaatgtgTTAACTCTGGTTAATTAGTGGCTTGGCataacgttcattcattcattttctcattcatttatcctcacaagggtcgtggggggtatgctggagcctatcccagctgtctttggggaactcgggtctcctagctgtgaggcctgcgtgctaaccactcgtccatcgtgcAGCTGGCTTGCAGCAACATCGCAGTGGACGGTCCACAGTGGAGTGGACCGTCAGCTCCTACGGACCAGAGTGGAGCTCCACGCATATGTCAATCACACAGCGAAGCGTGTGGtgtctgtgtggggtttgcatgttctccccgtgcatgcgcacCTTTTCTccggtaccccccccccccccttccaaaaacatgctaggttaattaaaattgtccataggtatgaatgtcggggggaatggttgtttgtctatatgtgccctgggattggctggcccccagtccagggtggacagctgggataggctccagcatacccccaccctagtgaggataagcggcatgaaAAATGCACGGATGGTGTTTTTACTCACATTGTTATCTCTCCTAGGAGGGAGGACAGATAGCATCTCCTACAACATCATATGGAagtaatatgcaaattagccaaTGACATCACATAAGAATTTCCGGTGACTTCTAGGagagccaatagctacttttcttactgtcGGCAGGCAACAGTGGTgcgactgaggagtgaatgaataatggcttcacTTCAATGTGAAGCTTTCACGACATGGAGGATCCAACATggctccctcactctattgtgtttttaaatgaatgaataaatggccTCTGTGTGTTGGTTGGCGATGGAGTATcacagtattagtattagtatgtaGTATTCGGGCCACTgggcgtcagtaatgttacaccgATGAGACATGACATCAGATTAGatgaccttcacactgcatctaatcagccatggcatgcccgACTTGACATAGTACTCCTcatattctgtgtggaagtggtaaaccTTTGGCTTCTTGCTTTGTCCTTATCCCCTAATCCGTTTA
This genomic window from Doryrhamphus excisus isolate RoL2022-K1 chromosome 17, RoL_Dexc_1.0, whole genome shotgun sequence contains:
- the colec10 gene encoding collectin-10 isoform X1, whose protein sequence is MAFMIMAGRCIPGLLLLCLPVLLTSLSAATEVCSNSLIPGAKGDQGELGEEGDQGKLGKKGPPGCPGAAGEVGLKGALGPMGKTGPDGDKGDKGDTGLDGPSGLKGKSAGATCDCERYKRMMGQMDVHVGKLRNSVKFVKNVVPGLTENEEHYYLLVREPKDFKEASLSCQLRGGTLAVPSTNDSNRLVADYVGQAGLTRVYIGVQARSRDTGGANGSQNGLSSPFRGFEAWSQDEELSSSGSNSSCVELLSTGTWGRVECDAAMFFICEFPKSRRRRGGGARGATYSSS
- the colec10 gene encoding collectin-10 isoform X2; this encodes MAFMIMAGRCIPGLLLLCLPVLLTSLSAATEVCSNSLIPGAKGDQGELGEEGDQGKLGKKGPPGCPGAAGEVGLKGALGPMGKTGPDGDKGDKGDTGLDGPSGLKGKSGATCDCERYKRMMGQMDVHVGKLRNSVKFVKNVVPGLTENEEHYYLLVREPKDFKEASLSCQLRGGTLAVPSTNDSNRLVADYVGQAGLTRVYIGVQARSRDTGGANGSQNGLSSPFRGFEAWSQDEELSSSGSNSSCVELLSTGTWGRVECDAAMFFICEFPKSRRRRGGGARGATYSSS
- the colec10 gene encoding collectin-10 isoform X3, with the translated sequence MAFMIMAGRCIPGLLLLCLPVLLTSLSAATEVCSNSLIPGAKGAAGEVGLKGALGPMGKTGPDGDKGDKGDTGLDGPSGLKGKSAGATCDCERYKRMMGQMDVHVGKLRNSVKFVKNVVPGLTENEEHYYLLVREPKDFKEASLSCQLRGGTLAVPSTNDSNRLVADYVGQAGLTRVYIGVQARSRDTGGANGSQNGLSSPFRGFEAWSQDEELSSSGSNSSCVELLSTGTWGRVECDAAMFFICEFPKSRRRRGGGARGATYSSS
- the colec10 gene encoding collectin-10 isoform X4 translates to MAFMIMAGRCIPGLLLLCLPVLLTSLSAATEVCSNSLIPGAKGAAGEVGLKGALGPMGKTGPDGDKGDKGDTGLDGPSGLKGKSGATCDCERYKRMMGQMDVHVGKLRNSVKFVKNVVPGLTENEEHYYLLVREPKDFKEASLSCQLRGGTLAVPSTNDSNRLVADYVGQAGLTRVYIGVQARSRDTGGANGSQNGLSSPFRGFEAWSQDEELSSSGSNSSCVELLSTGTWGRVECDAAMFFICEFPKSRRRRGGGARGATYSSS